A portion of the Halopelagius inordinatus genome contains these proteins:
- a CDS encoding helix-turn-helix transcriptional regulator encodes MRSVAIFTALLLVLSGVGPAVAAPTPAAAASGSGSDRAAALRTSADGGVWAQTDSSFDRSPETVMRVDLRADRSAEWHVRVTYDLDGENETAAFEQIGRAYESGESDVGVDADLFRQIASRASETTGREMEIRNATYDYSTGDDSGTLSMSFVWTNFLKQGDGDGLRLGDVFLVPSDQSESSPTWLSLMGKNQRMIIQPPEGYTTNTTSVPVKQQNNAIILDGPSEFDDDDRLVVTYRRNDIQQAFQWPLYVGGGALVLVALALGAAVVLRGRRDDASAPENTTATVNGGAPTGETVPADDPSNEGRTGTAGPNEPDDGTGETDGDDEGDDDGVDPSLLSDEERVERLLERNGGRMKQANIVKETGWSDAKVSQLLSAMADDGRVTKLRLGRENLISLPDEDDVDGAAN; translated from the coding sequence ATGCGGAGTGTCGCGATTTTCACAGCCCTCCTCCTCGTGCTCTCCGGCGTCGGACCCGCCGTCGCCGCGCCGACCCCGGCGGCCGCCGCCTCCGGGTCGGGGTCGGACAGAGCCGCCGCCCTCCGGACGTCGGCGGACGGCGGCGTCTGGGCGCAGACAGACTCCTCGTTCGATCGGTCGCCCGAGACGGTGATGCGGGTCGATCTCAGAGCGGACCGAAGCGCCGAGTGGCACGTCCGGGTCACCTACGACCTCGACGGCGAAAACGAGACGGCCGCCTTCGAACAGATCGGGCGCGCGTACGAGAGCGGCGAGTCCGACGTGGGCGTCGACGCCGACCTGTTCAGACAGATCGCCTCGCGTGCCAGCGAGACGACCGGACGCGAGATGGAGATCCGGAACGCGACGTACGACTACTCGACCGGCGACGACAGCGGAACGCTCTCGATGTCGTTCGTCTGGACGAACTTTCTCAAGCAGGGCGACGGCGACGGCCTCCGCTTGGGCGACGTCTTTCTCGTCCCGAGCGACCAGTCCGAGTCGTCGCCGACGTGGCTCTCGCTGATGGGGAAAAACCAGCGGATGATAATCCAGCCGCCGGAGGGGTACACCACGAACACGACGAGCGTCCCGGTGAAACAGCAGAACAACGCCATCATTCTGGACGGCCCCTCAGAGTTCGACGACGACGACCGACTCGTCGTCACGTACCGCCGCAACGACATCCAACAGGCCTTCCAGTGGCCCCTCTACGTCGGTGGCGGGGCTCTCGTCCTCGTCGCACTCGCACTCGGGGCCGCAGTGGTGCTTCGCGGACGGCGCGACGACGCGAGCGCGCCCGAGAACACCACTGCGACGGTGAACGGCGGGGCGCCGACCGGAGAGACGGTGCCGGCCGACGACCCCTCGAACGAGGGACGAACCGGGACCGCGGGTCCGAACGAACCCGACGACGGAACGGGAGAGACCGACGGAGACGACGAGGGCGACGATGACGGCGTCGACCCGTCTCTGCTCTCGGACGAGGAACGGGTCGAACGCCTCCTCGAACGGAACGGCGGTCGGATGAAGCAGGCCAACATCGTCAAAGAGACCGGCTGGTCCGACGCCAAAGTATCGCAACTGCTCTCTGCGATGGCCGACGACGGGCGCGTCACGAAACTCAGACTCGGTCGGGAGAACCTCATCTCTCTGCCGGACGAAGACGACGTGGACGGCGCGGCGAACTGA
- a CDS encoding DUF7096 domain-containing protein, which translates to MRALPVTFAVLLVLSSVAAAAGTAAISPPGPSTPATTDAPAVGEGTDQLAPSRELVTNHTAQNATLGVLGIPPGTVERSSLETRTVDLGPSLAFESNATAARMETLRRVERIESTSDADRRQQLLLEEMSDIEQRTVDLRARQRTAIAAYGAGDISARTFLVELAMIDIRASALEERRDRIEDIALAMSDFSISQRSADLERELDTFTGPVRGQAVDVLSGEEDSARFFVQSAPDSVVLGVIDDGTYVREAYRGTLRQRGSETITTPAALNITAESYPNLYALRNRQNGTDVVGSGDSYLVRIQHERGELSAFVDSGSESVFKEFQRRPLDTMETEKAGTSVKDGLRLTAYRSYSGGPVLVQLNDSETGEPVDARITVGPSGGRSTSVGRTGADGRLWTLAPGQSYQITAIDDISVVLLSVESSPPPLVHDRQPNQTNVTPVEQ; encoded by the coding sequence ATGAGAGCCCTCCCCGTGACGTTCGCCGTCCTCTTGGTCCTCTCCTCGGTCGCCGCCGCGGCGGGGACGGCGGCTATCTCGCCCCCTGGTCCGTCTACGCCGGCGACGACGGACGCTCCGGCCGTCGGCGAGGGGACCGACCAACTCGCGCCGTCGAGAGAGTTGGTCACGAACCATACAGCGCAGAACGCGACCCTCGGCGTCCTCGGGATTCCGCCCGGCACCGTCGAGCGGAGTTCGCTCGAAACGCGAACCGTCGACCTCGGTCCGTCGCTGGCCTTCGAGTCGAACGCGACGGCCGCGCGCATGGAGACGCTCCGGCGAGTCGAGCGAATCGAGTCGACGTCGGACGCCGACCGTCGTCAACAGTTACTGCTCGAAGAGATGAGCGACATCGAACAGCGCACCGTCGACCTCCGGGCGCGGCAGCGAACGGCCATCGCCGCCTACGGCGCGGGCGACATCTCCGCTCGAACGTTCCTCGTCGAACTCGCGATGATCGACATCCGAGCGTCCGCGTTGGAGGAACGACGCGACCGAATCGAGGATATCGCGCTCGCGATGTCGGACTTCTCCATCTCTCAGCGGTCGGCCGACCTCGAACGGGAACTCGACACGTTCACCGGCCCCGTCCGCGGTCAGGCCGTGGACGTCCTCAGTGGCGAGGAAGACTCCGCTCGGTTCTTCGTCCAGTCCGCCCCCGACAGCGTCGTCCTCGGCGTCATCGACGACGGGACGTACGTCCGAGAGGCGTACCGCGGCACACTCCGCCAGCGCGGTTCCGAGACCATCACCACGCCCGCCGCGCTGAACATCACCGCGGAGTCGTACCCCAACCTCTACGCGCTCCGGAACCGGCAGAACGGCACCGACGTGGTCGGCTCCGGCGACAGCTACCTCGTTCGCATCCAACACGAACGCGGGGAGCTCTCGGCGTTCGTCGACAGCGGTTCCGAATCCGTGTTCAAGGAGTTCCAACGCCGACCGCTCGACACGATGGAGACCGAGAAGGCCGGTACGTCCGTCAAAGACGGCCTCCGGCTGACGGCGTATCGGAGCTACTCCGGGGGACCGGTGCTCGTCCAGTTGAACGACTCCGAAACCGGAGAACCGGTGGACGCCCGAATCACCGTCGGCCCCTCCGGCGGACGGAGTACGAGCGTCGGGCGGACCGGCGCGGACGGACGCCTGTGGACTCTCGCTCCGGGTCAGTCCTACCAGATCACGGCCATCGACGACATCTCGGTCGTCCTCCTCTCCGTCGAGTCGTCCCCGCCGCCGCTCGTCCACGACCGGCAACCGAACCAGACGAACGTCACGCCCGTCGAGCAGTAG
- the ahaH gene encoding ATP synthase archaeal subunit H, with the protein MPRPEVLERIKTAENEADDIVAEAEADREERIAEARREAEEIRQQAEEEAREYEEERLDDARSDIEEERAEILERGERARKELVEDAQDNADEAVEYAIEQFEEAVHAQT; encoded by the coding sequence ATGCCGAGACCAGAGGTTCTCGAACGGATCAAGACTGCCGAGAACGAGGCCGACGACATCGTCGCAGAGGCCGAGGCCGACCGCGAGGAGCGAATCGCGGAGGCGCGACGCGAGGCAGAAGAGATCCGTCAACAGGCCGAGGAAGAGGCGCGTGAGTACGAGGAGGAACGTCTCGACGACGCTCGCTCAGACATCGAGGAAGAGCGCGCGGAGATCCTAGAGCGCGGCGAGAGAGCGCGCAAGGAACTCGTCGAAGACGCACAGGACAACGCTGACGAGGCGGTCGAATACGCCATCGAACAGTTCGAGGAGGCGGTGCATGCTCAGACCTGA
- a CDS encoding electron transfer flavoprotein subunit alpha/FixB family protein translates to MTDVLVVADHRRGSLRDVSFELVTLGRELADETGGELHVAVISGMIDEFADDLDIEGVDVIHTVDHGEEFNHDVYLQAVAALSEQCAPQFVVMPHSVNGLDYAPAVASRLDVPLVTDAVDVTFDETLTVTREMYGSKVETTVDVATERAAITVRGGEWIPAEEPGSAEIRPLDFAPDESAIRSHVTGFQEVGNGDVDISDADVLVSVGRGIEEEENLELVERLADALGATLSASRPIVDNGWLPSSRQVGQSGKVVTPDVYIAVGISGAVQHVAGMKGSDTIVAINTDSNAPIFDIADYGVVGDLFDVVPALIEQFE, encoded by the coding sequence ATGACGGACGTACTCGTCGTCGCCGACCACCGCCGCGGGTCGCTTCGCGACGTGAGTTTCGAACTCGTGACCCTCGGACGCGAACTCGCCGACGAGACGGGCGGCGAACTCCACGTCGCCGTGATAAGCGGGATGATAGACGAGTTCGCCGACGACCTGGACATCGAGGGCGTGGACGTGATTCACACGGTGGATCACGGCGAGGAGTTCAACCACGACGTGTATCTACAGGCCGTCGCGGCACTCTCAGAGCAGTGCGCTCCGCAGTTCGTCGTCATGCCGCACTCGGTGAACGGCCTCGACTACGCGCCCGCGGTGGCGAGTCGTCTCGACGTCCCTCTCGTCACGGACGCCGTCGACGTGACGTTCGACGAAACCCTCACCGTGACCCGCGAGATGTACGGGTCGAAAGTTGAGACGACTGTCGACGTAGCGACCGAACGCGCGGCGATTACCGTCCGCGGCGGCGAGTGGATTCCCGCCGAAGAACCCGGTAGCGCGGAGATACGGCCGCTCGATTTCGCTCCCGACGAGAGCGCGATACGGTCTCACGTCACCGGGTTCCAAGAGGTCGGAAACGGCGACGTGGACATCTCGGACGCGGACGTGTTGGTCTCCGTCGGACGGGGGATAGAAGAAGAGGAGAACCTCGAACTCGTCGAACGACTGGCGGACGCACTCGGCGCGACGCTCTCTGCGTCGCGTCCCATCGTCGACAACGGGTGGTTGCCGTCGAGTCGGCAGGTCGGACAGTCCGGTAAAGTCGTCACGCCGGACGTGTACATCGCCGTCGGCATCTCGGGCGCGGTCCAACACGTCGCGGGGATGAAAGGCTCGGACACCATCGTCGCCATCAACACCGACTCGAACGCCCCAATCTTCGATATCGCCGACTACGGCGTCGTCGGCGACCTGTTCGACGTGGTTCCGGCACTCATCGAGCAGTTCGAGTAA
- a CDS encoding electron transfer flavoprotein subunit beta/FixA family protein: MKVLVTVKEVAEVQDDFEIADLAVDSRYLDYDLNEWDEYAVEEAVQLREASDEDVEIVSVTIGPARSEETIRMALAKGVDRAVRVWDDALEEVGLLDVAAKARLLRAVVEAEEPDFVLSGVQANDTGFGATGVSLAESVGFEWGAVVNALDKERVLDEGVAGVHRELEGGVEELTEIELPAVLTIQTGINEPRYASLRGIRQAQSKEIAETSLSDLGLDAAAVESKLTLTDMYEPESESDATFYEGDAGEQAAQLADALREKGVGAE, translated from the coding sequence ATGAAGGTTCTCGTGACCGTAAAGGAGGTCGCCGAAGTGCAAGACGACTTCGAGATAGCGGATCTCGCGGTCGACTCGCGATATCTCGACTACGACCTCAACGAGTGGGACGAGTACGCGGTCGAAGAGGCCGTGCAACTGCGCGAGGCGTCCGACGAGGACGTCGAAATCGTCTCCGTGACTATCGGTCCCGCGCGAAGCGAAGAGACGATTCGGATGGCACTCGCGAAAGGCGTCGACCGCGCGGTTCGCGTCTGGGACGACGCACTCGAAGAGGTGGGTCTGCTCGACGTGGCCGCGAAGGCGCGACTCCTCCGCGCCGTCGTCGAAGCGGAAGAGCCCGACTTCGTGCTGTCTGGCGTGCAGGCCAACGACACCGGGTTCGGGGCCACGGGCGTCTCTCTCGCCGAGAGCGTCGGGTTCGAGTGGGGTGCGGTCGTGAACGCACTCGACAAAGAACGGGTCCTCGACGAGGGCGTCGCGGGCGTCCACCGCGAACTCGAAGGCGGCGTAGAGGAACTGACGGAGATCGAACTTCCGGCCGTGCTCACCATCCAGACGGGTATCAACGAACCGCGGTACGCCAGTCTCCGCGGCATCCGACAGGCCCAGTCAAAGGAGATAGCCGAGACGTCTCTGTCTGACCTCGGACTCGACGCGGCGGCCGTCGAGAGCAAACTGACGCTGACCGACATGTACGAACCGGAAAGCGAGTCGGACGCGACGTTCTACGAGGGCGACGCGGGAGAGCAAGCCGCGCAACTGGCGGACGCCCTCCGCGAGAAGGGGGTGGGGGCAGAATGA
- a CDS encoding polyprenyl synthetase family protein, translating to MEYLERRVSMVEERLESVIEGVDPPELSDELGHVALAGGKRVRPAVTILACEACGGDPEAAVDFAVSVELVHNASLVIDDIIDRSDIRRGTTSAWAEYGYGPAIIASDGLLGEAFALLSVNERATQIVAESMVELGEGEATELVALPTTERESMELARRKTGALFRAAAELGAVAADADPFTVEAFGDYAERVGVAFQIRDDVLDATADAEELGKPTGQDAEMGRPSLVQVTNLSPEEANRRAQDQSEMALDALETTDLGETEALGYLKDLAEFVVVRER from the coding sequence ATGGAATATCTGGAGCGTCGGGTCTCCATGGTCGAAGAACGCCTCGAATCGGTCATCGAGGGGGTGGACCCGCCGGAACTGTCCGACGAACTGGGCCACGTCGCGCTGGCGGGGGGAAAGCGCGTCCGACCCGCGGTGACGATTCTCGCGTGCGAGGCGTGCGGCGGCGACCCGGAGGCGGCGGTGGACTTCGCGGTGAGCGTCGAACTCGTCCACAACGCGTCGCTGGTGATAGACGACATCATCGACCGCTCCGACATCCGACGCGGGACGACGAGCGCGTGGGCGGAGTACGGCTACGGTCCGGCCATCATCGCCTCCGACGGACTGCTCGGCGAAGCCTTCGCCCTCCTCTCCGTGAACGAACGCGCGACGCAGATAGTCGCCGAGTCGATGGTCGAACTCGGCGAGGGGGAAGCGACGGAACTCGTCGCTCTCCCGACGACGGAACGCGAGTCGATGGAACTCGCGCGGCGGAAGACGGGTGCGCTGTTCCGCGCGGCGGCGGAACTCGGGGCCGTGGCCGCCGACGCCGACCCGTTCACCGTCGAGGCGTTCGGCGACTACGCCGAACGCGTCGGCGTCGCGTTCCAGATACGCGACGACGTCCTCGACGCGACGGCCGACGCGGAGGAACTCGGCAAACCGACCGGACAGGACGCCGAGATGGGCCGTCCCTCGCTCGTACAGGTGACGAACCTCTCGCCGGAGGAGGCGAACCGGCGCGCACAGGACCAATCGGAGATGGCTCTCGACGCACTGGAGACGACCGACCTCGGCGAGACGGAAGCGCTCGGATATCTGAAGGACCTCGCCGAGTTCGTCGTCGTCCGCGAGCGCTGA
- a CDS encoding potassium channel family protein gives MRELSHLEGLHPRDLTRRQRLLLIYAAGLVSVVLLYTVLYNTGMRTLEDRPQSIFRSFQTVTETMTTTGYGADSPWATPVMNVFMVTMQVTGVVIGFVTLRVLVIPLFERTPLNLDDRLSIKDGHVVVAEYRRDTGVLLDELEQLDVGYVLVESDEEEAKRLSDDGYQAINGDPEDPDDLARASIGKASLLITDAGDRTASVVLTALEANEDLRVVSFTASTRRKPALAEIGVDRSVAPHALIGRRLAEKATTPVDVGTAGGEEVTVREILVRRGSPLHGVSIRDSPLAAHPDLTLVAGWFDGELRIPPSPDDRLTPNTVLVVAGPESDIDEATDEMGNVRRPTDSSHSRVVVAGFGEGGHAALEALPEETTVTTIDDSADANADVTGDVTEPETLRAAGIEDASALVVTVDDDATALLTVAMARSLSPGVEILARVTDADKASPAFRAGADYVLSVQQVCARLVAAEVHGERVMAPAAQIRLVRADADPFVGESLRDARRDTERGWTVVGIVRDGAVRTDERTVVEADDEMVVAGSDEAIQEFERTVDTS, from the coding sequence ATGCGCGAACTATCACACCTCGAGGGACTCCACCCGCGGGACCTCACGCGACGCCAGCGACTGTTACTGATATACGCCGCCGGTCTCGTCTCCGTCGTCCTCCTCTACACGGTCCTCTACAACACCGGAATGCGGACGCTCGAAGACCGCCCGCAGTCCATCTTCCGTTCGTTTCAAACGGTCACCGAGACGATGACCACGACGGGGTACGGCGCGGACTCGCCGTGGGCGACGCCCGTGATGAACGTGTTCATGGTGACGATGCAGGTGACCGGCGTCGTCATCGGATTCGTCACCCTGCGCGTCCTCGTCATCCCGTTGTTCGAGCGGACGCCGCTGAACCTCGACGACCGCCTGTCGATAAAGGACGGCCACGTCGTCGTCGCGGAGTACCGACGGGACACCGGCGTTCTCCTCGACGAACTCGAACAACTCGACGTGGGGTACGTCCTCGTCGAATCCGACGAAGAGGAGGCGAAACGGCTCTCCGACGACGGCTATCAGGCCATCAACGGCGACCCCGAAGACCCCGACGACCTCGCCCGCGCCAGCATCGGGAAGGCGTCGCTCCTCATCACCGACGCGGGCGACCGAACCGCGAGCGTCGTCCTGACCGCTCTGGAAGCCAACGAGGACCTCCGGGTGGTCAGTTTCACCGCCTCGACGCGCCGGAAACCCGCGCTCGCGGAGATAGGCGTCGACCGGAGCGTCGCGCCGCACGCACTCATCGGACGGCGACTGGCCGAGAAAGCGACGACGCCAGTCGACGTCGGCACCGCTGGCGGCGAGGAGGTGACGGTCCGCGAGATTCTCGTCCGACGGGGGAGTCCGCTCCACGGCGTCTCGATACGCGACTCTCCGCTCGCCGCGCACCCCGACCTGACGCTCGTCGCCGGGTGGTTCGACGGCGAGCTCCGCATCCCGCCGTCGCCCGACGACAGACTCACGCCCAACACCGTGTTGGTCGTCGCCGGCCCGGAGAGCGACATCGACGAGGCGACGGACGAGATGGGGAACGTCCGGAGACCGACGGACTCCTCGCACTCCCGCGTCGTCGTCGCCGGGTTCGGAGAGGGCGGACACGCGGCCCTCGAAGCGCTTCCCGAAGAGACCACGGTCACGACGATAGACGACTCGGCGGACGCGAACGCCGACGTCACCGGCGACGTGACCGAACCCGAGACGCTCCGCGCGGCCGGTATCGAGGACGCTTCGGCGTTGGTCGTCACCGTCGACGACGACGCGACGGCGCTTCTGACCGTGGCGATGGCCCGGTCGCTCTCTCCCGGCGTGGAGATTCTCGCGCGCGTGACCGACGCGGACAAGGCGTCCCCGGCGTTTCGGGCCGGGGCCGACTACGTCCTCTCGGTTCAGCAGGTGTGCGCTCGGTTGGTCGCCGCGGAGGTACACGGCGAACGCGTCATGGCTCCCGCCGCACAGATTCGACTCGTCCGCGCGGACGCGGACCCGTTCGTCGGCGAGTCGTTGCGCGACGCGCGCCGCGATACCGAACGCGGGTGGACGGTGGTCGGTATCGTACGTGACGGCGCGGTTCGAACCGACGAGCGAACCGTCGTCGAAGCCGACGACGAGATGGTCGTCGCCGGGAGCGACGAGGCGATACAGGAGTTCGAGCGGACGGTGGACACCTCCTAA
- a CDS encoding methyltransferase domain-containing protein has product MGVLEDKSRARLFYKYLSKVYDRINPFIWNEEMRDEALELLALRSDDRVLDVGCGTGFATEGLLQHTGDVHGLDQSAHQLEKAFAKFGKNDDVRFYRGDAERLPFSDDSFDAVWSSGSIEYWPNPVAALREFRRVVKPGHRVLVVGPDYPKTTLFQKLADTIMLFYDEHEAQRMFEEAGFVEIEHHIQQARPGSPRAITTIARAPEEAPDADAAEVGTETDA; this is encoded by the coding sequence ATGGGAGTCCTCGAAGACAAGTCACGGGCCCGTCTGTTCTACAAATACCTCTCGAAGGTGTACGACCGCATCAACCCGTTCATCTGGAACGAGGAGATGCGCGACGAAGCGCTCGAACTCTTGGCCCTCCGGTCCGACGACCGGGTGTTGGACGTGGGGTGTGGAACCGGATTCGCGACCGAAGGGCTCCTCCAGCACACCGGCGACGTCCACGGACTCGACCAGAGCGCACACCAGCTAGAGAAGGCGTTCGCCAAGTTCGGGAAGAACGACGACGTGCGCTTCTACCGCGGCGACGCCGAGCGTCTCCCCTTTTCGGACGACTCCTTCGACGCCGTCTGGTCGTCGGGCTCTATCGAGTACTGGCCGAACCCCGTCGCGGCGCTTCGGGAGTTCCGCCGCGTCGTCAAGCCCGGCCACCGCGTCCTCGTCGTCGGGCCGGACTACCCGAAGACGACGCTGTTCCAGAAGCTCGCAGACACCATCATGCTGTTCTACGACGAACACGAGGCCCAGCGGATGTTCGAGGAGGCCGGGTTCGTCGAGATAGAACACCACATCCAACAGGCCCGCCCCGGCAGTCCGCGCGCCATCACGACCATCGCTCGCGCGCCCGAAGAGGCCCCGGACGCCGACGCGGCCGAAGTCGGCACCGAAACCGACGCGTAA
- a CDS encoding type IV pilin has product MSARALSPVVGVVVLVGLTVAVAAVVGAGAVAFAPEDAATDRSRGQPSAGVALSLTADGDTATLTHEAGRPLSVRRLRVRVEVDGTPLRHQPPVPFFSARGFRSGPTGPFNAASDGTWSVGERASFAVAGTNDPALEAGRTVTVTVYDGNRRVARLSAVADG; this is encoded by the coding sequence GTGTCCGCCCGCGCGCTCTCTCCCGTCGTCGGCGTCGTCGTCCTCGTCGGTCTCACCGTCGCCGTGGCCGCTGTCGTCGGCGCGGGAGCCGTCGCGTTCGCGCCCGAAGACGCCGCGACCGACCGGTCTCGCGGCCAGCCGTCGGCGGGAGTCGCGCTCTCTTTGACGGCCGACGGCGACACCGCGACGCTGACGCACGAGGCGGGCCGTCCGCTCTCGGTTCGACGTCTCCGAGTTCGCGTCGAGGTGGACGGGACGCCGTTGCGCCACCAACCGCCGGTCCCGTTCTTCTCCGCGCGCGGGTTCCGCTCCGGTCCGACGGGGCCGTTCAACGCCGCGAGCGACGGGACGTGGTCGGTCGGTGAACGCGCGTCGTTCGCCGTCGCGGGGACGAACGACCCGGCGCTCGAAGCGGGGCGGACGGTGACCGTGACGGTGTACGACGGGAACCGTCGCGTCGCGCGCCTCTCGGCAGTCGCGGATGGCTGA
- a CDS encoding DUF373 family protein: MLLVLCVDLDDDLGRKTGLDTPVVGRDVVEEAAVALATADPEDSDVNVLFQGIHEYEALRADAEVREEVEVAAVTGTQGSDVKANRAIGEEIDRVLAGLSTGENVRAVVITDGAQDESVLPVIRSRVPIDSVRRVVVRQAQDLESIYYTMKQVLADPETRGTILVPLGILLLIYPFVTIASLFDVPGAAVLGLISALLGLYTLFRGLGLETVVDDTVDQVRDVLYEGRVTLITYVAAAALMVVGGFRGTALLETVRAGVSAELSAPVVLAALVHGAIQWFAAAGVTSSLGQVTDEYLADRFKWRYLNAPFYVVAIAIVLYAVSGFILPSGAPGVESFTLTELAVGLTAGTLLGVFSTLVFAIAESRFPTAVEPTRG, from the coding sequence ATGCTACTGGTCCTCTGCGTGGACCTCGACGACGACTTGGGCCGGAAGACGGGTCTCGACACCCCCGTCGTCGGCCGAGACGTCGTCGAGGAGGCCGCGGTGGCGCTTGCGACCGCCGACCCCGAGGATTCCGACGTGAACGTCCTCTTTCAGGGGATTCACGAGTACGAGGCCCTCCGCGCGGACGCCGAGGTGCGAGAGGAGGTCGAAGTCGCGGCGGTCACGGGGACCCAAGGGAGCGACGTGAAGGCGAACCGCGCCATCGGCGAGGAGATAGACCGCGTCCTCGCGGGTCTCTCGACCGGCGAGAACGTCCGCGCCGTCGTCATCACCGACGGCGCACAAGACGAGTCGGTCCTGCCCGTCATCCGGTCGCGCGTTCCCATCGACAGCGTCCGCCGCGTCGTCGTCCGGCAGGCACAGGACCTCGAATCCATCTACTACACGATGAAGCAGGTGCTTGCGGACCCCGAGACGCGCGGGACCATCCTCGTTCCCCTCGGTATCCTGCTTCTCATCTACCCGTTCGTCACCATCGCCAGTCTGTTCGACGTGCCGGGCGCGGCCGTCCTCGGTCTCATCTCGGCGCTTCTCGGCCTCTATACCCTCTTTCGCGGACTCGGTCTGGAGACGGTCGTCGACGACACCGTCGACCAGGTGCGCGACGTTCTCTACGAGGGGCGCGTCACGCTCATCACCTACGTCGCCGCCGCCGCCCTCATGGTCGTCGGCGGGTTCCGCGGCACTGCTCTCTTGGAGACGGTGCGGGCGGGCGTGAGCGCCGAACTCTCCGCGCCCGTCGTCCTCGCGGCCCTCGTCCACGGCGCGATTCAGTGGTTCGCCGCCGCGGGCGTCACCTCCAGTCTCGGACAGGTGACAGACGAGTATCTCGCGGACCGATTCAAGTGGCGCTACCTGAACGCGCCGTTCTACGTCGTCGCCATCGCCATCGTCCTCTACGCCGTCTCGGGGTTCATCCTCCCGTCGGGCGCCCCCGGCGTCGAGTCGTTCACGCTGACGGAACTCGCGGTGGGACTGACCGCCGGGACGCTCCTTGGTGTGTTCAGTACGCTCGTGTTCGCCATCGCCGAATCGCGGTTTCCCACCGCGGTCGAACCGACGCGCGGGTGA